The DNA window TTTATAGGCTctggggtgattgtttcattttttattaaaagaatattcataaataaaatataatttatgaattgaacttttatatacatattctcaACACAttgaaaaaatccaaaatcaactctaaatttaagtttaaaagattaaattttggtttataaatataaacagaaacaaaaagatgggTATCTGTTTTGATGTGAGAATGATtcctgactttttttttccaaattgttCGGCTTGCTGACTCCAGAGTCCAAACAAAAGACGCACCGACATACAGTATTCACTGGTGTGACGGGTCAGAGTTCTTTTACACCTATATATAATCGCACCTAAGTATATACATATGATATGAATTAgttgtaaaaaatttcataaaatttacgagtcattcaaatttttaataccaagcgttaatttgttttctattagagttttttttatcattcttaaaaaaatatcttaaagtacataatttttagtgtaaaaggTGTGATACATTGTACCctgagatatcaaaaatttttattaaaatttttgatcccttgagatacttttcaagaaCGGTAAAAAATCCATTTCTATTATATAGACCATATATGTGCTACATTTCGATGGGGCTCAATTCTCGCCCATCCAAGTTTTAACTTTAGCTGGCCAACAAAATTCAGTATAGGGTTGTTTGGTTCCTAACTAGAATTTGTGATACCAAAACTTCTCGACCTATTGTTTGGTTGAGTTCTACGATTGATATTAGCCATACTTTATTCGCATATTAGCATGTGTGTCATATTGTAGATTTATAGTCAAAATTTGTCAGACTTCTGACCAACAAACTTTGGCATTGTTGAGTAAGATCGAGAATATGACAAACAACTAGTGACAATCTGAAAAGGCTAAAATGTCCTAACTCATTGGcttctagtttatttaatgagttttttttttaccttctaTAGGATGTACCATGAGTTCCTGGCATTTTGTACTGTAAAAACATGGTGTCTTCCGATACTAGGTATTTCGagtaaccaaaattttacataaaaaaatatctctaaTTACTTTCTTAAGAACCATAAAACATATCTTGTTTAATGTATTCAATGACTACATATTCATAGAATCTAGGTGATAATCTAAACTAATTGGAGAACTAAAGGTTACAACAGAAATACAACCAACAGAAATGGCCATGTTCTTTCATCTCGGTTAATAAGCCAGATTCCCTTATTATTCGTGCATACattttctaaactgctaaattgtatgtttttataatttttttctatagaaaagttactttaaaaaacataccaatctattttaaaatttttgatacataGAAATTTACAAGATTTCCACCACAACCTGTTGTGGCTGACTActccatataaaaaaaaagaagcagtCAAATCAATCCTGATTTCTTCTCGTACTCCGTTAAAATTCCAAGCAATCGTCCTCTCTTTGCTGCTGGAATTCCAGGGCATCGCATCGATCGGTCCTCGCGTGATTGACGACGATTCGACGCAATCGGCCGCGGCTGAATTGCATCGCCGAGCTGCCAcatagcagtagcagcaggaTAAACCTAAGAAGTCTTTGATAAGGTTGGAACAGCTGCTACACGTACGAGCCAAGAATTGTGACCAAGATGGAGAATTTGAAGATCTCTTATTGATTGATCCATGGTCAAAGGCAAAATCAACCAGCCTGGCTGCTAATTCTTTCTAGATGTTTTTCCGGAGAGCCGTATTTTTATCCTGCCTTTGTATCCAAAAGGATATATGcagctattttttaaattcatagGGAACTTGGCTCCTCAAATAATTCAATCTGAAACTCATGTTTTCTATGGAGATTTGAAACCAGGATCCTATGTACTGCTCAGGTCACTGCAACCACTAAACTACGTATCATTTCACTTCTGGATGTATTTGGTGTTTTCAGGGTGTTAAGCCTAGTTTTAGTGAATGATCTTGAGGTGTTTATCAGTGTAAGCCTATCTTGGGTCGATGcgtatatatcttttttattttttgacatGGGATGCGtatatatcttattttatcAATAGAAGGAAGCAGACTTCTGCCTTTGTtagaaaaggaggaaaataGAAGTAGCCAGGACGTTGCAGGTAGAATTACTAGCTTTTAATTAGATGAATCTTTTTgaacaaaacaatcaaatctCCCAAGTGAATATTATAGCTAGCGCAGACGTCAATTTGATTACCATTTCCATATGATTAATTTACATTGGTTTAATTACCGACGTCCATACCTGCAAAGCTTTGGATGTTATTTGGAATTTATTCATATTGCATGTTCATGCGTGTAATTAAAAGATTCTGGCCTTTGAAACAGGCCCTCAATCCCTTGTAGTGTACTGCTCTGAGTTTCTTATTGCGACTCCAGTGCCCAGTGCTAGGAGATCATCTTATggtttttaatggaaaaaacgaaacgacatatttagaaacgaaaattaatttgtaaatgaaacGTTTACATACGTATTGTTAGCGATTTCAAAACAAGTTCTGAAAATAATCTACGTTAAAAAAACCtgaaaatcaactctaaatataaagtttaaaattcaaattttagctaatcAGCATAATCATAAGCGCAGCGAGgaggattaattaattaaaaaggaATGTGTGTGTACCAGTTCttctcattaattaattaatatacagGGCTAAGGGGGGTATAAATGCTATCAATCTTAATGCATGTTTCGTAAGGATTATGCAtattaaatagggtgtcacatcagcaaaattgctgacttggTGGGGTCATTAAATAGAGAGTTTTAtgagatgagagtcatctgGCCCGGTTACCTAGTTTACGGTCTTGATAACTATgctataaaattatacattgAGAATGGCCTAACCATGCTCCAAAGCAAGACACAAATTCTTCCGGTTGGAAAATTCCACGATGTATGGCTCTCACACCACTATATAAGGTCCCAAAGTTTggtgcatatgcatgctcACACCTGCAATAGAGGAAGATTGTGCTATAGTACACTGCCTCATTCTCCAATCTCCACCAGGTGCACGGTAGAAGGTATGTGCATGACCAAAACCCACACAAGgcttttttttcagcttatagataaaaaaattatctaatttttgtgatagctatttaattgtttaaatgatatatttagctattacaaagttaaaaatctattttagaaaggtAATATGCTAAACTTCTGCCAAATATACACCTAGTTCAGTAAGCGTGTGCAAAAACCGTGgaaaaatctaagaaaaatcAACGTTAAAATCTCAGCCAAGATCTTCATTTCTCTCCCAACTCTTCCATTAGCATGAATCTCTAGCATGTatttatcacatcaaatcaTTTATTCATCTAATTTCTTTCTGGAAATAGGTTTAGATCCTGAAGAAGATGGCGGCAATCACAGGATCCAGGGCGCTTGTGGTGGTGGCGCTGCTCTGCGCCGCTGCAGCCATGGCTACCGCGCAGCAAGCGTCCAATGTGCGTGCCAAATACCACTACTACAACCCTCAGCAGAACAACTGGGACCTCAACAAAGTGAGTGCATACTGTGCCACATGGGACGCCGACAAGCCCTTGTCTTGGCGCCAGAAATATGGCTGGACTGCCTTCTGTGGCCCTGCTGGTACTAGGGGCCGGGAATCATGTGGAAAGTGTATCCAGGTAAATAAAACACTGTCATTTTGCACTcctatactttttaaaaatagattgtgtcggcttattttttaaataagccaaataaaatatttgtaaacgaaaaacaatctaggaataaaacctttatatacgtgttcttagtgatataaaagcaaaactaaagaaaaaaactacgataaaaaaccccGCAAAATCAACTCCTGATTCAAGACTGaaacttcaattttttttataagcataggcataagcgaaaagatgggcgTGGACAATTCGATTATACAAAATACATCGACAGACTGGCCTGAACACTAAACTGCATGGTTCATTCTAGGTGAAGAACCGAGGCACCGGTGAGACGATAACAGCAAGGATCGTGGACCAATGCAGCAATGGTGGACTGGATTTGGACTACGAGACCATCTTCAAGAAGATCGACACCGATGGCCGTGGCTACCAAATGGGACACCTGCAGGTTGATTACAAGTTCGTCAATTGCTGATTTGGTCATGTCATATCTTTGCATGGCCATGTGCTTCAATAAGATGTATCGTACTTATATGGAATAAGACGGAAGAGAAGCCTTTATGGATGGCACTCTGTAATAATGTTGaacaatgaataaagtttCATTACCGTCCAATGTAGAGTGCGTCACATACTTGAATGTTTTATCCTATAGACATACATGTCTGTCGTTTATGACAAGATTAACcgaaatttaaaactttaaccaTCAATATCATCTCAAATACTTAGCTGAAATAAAGTAAATGATATGCATATATTTGCATTAAAGAGTATTCCCTTTGTTTTATATCGATAAGACTTTTTATCCATACTTGTATCCATCCATATGTGAATGTTTGTGCCAACTAAAACTTATGAGTATGAGTTTCGTAAGGTCATTATCACGTTCATGTCTCCACTTTTATAAGACCGAAGAGGCCGCTGCCTCTGATTAttaccaaaaaaagaaaaaaaaaccgtcATAACCAGTTTCACATAACAAGGCAAATTacataaaagttctattttttttctagagaaggacaaaacaaaagaaaagaaagctaATCAAGTCCATCTCGATCTATCCTCTATGGCTGCTTTTGGTCCTTTCAAAagacttattttataaatagacacttagaaaaacttattacgtaaatggattttttttatcacgcCAACATTATTGGCGCCGATATTGAATAGGACACGATCCGTCGTCCTCCAAGAGTTATACACGTCATTAGGTTATGCTCACGTGGCTAGAGAACGGTGACAACGATATTGATGCCATCCTATTCAACGTCGGTGCCAGTAACGTTAGCGcggttaaaaaaattctattcgcgaataaattttttaagtgttctatttattaaataagttttcaaaaagatccaaaatgtcaaaattgcaGTGTCTGCTTCGCTAGAACTGGTGGCAATAGCAGCGGGAAGCTACACTTGAAGAAGCCTCATCATTGTCCTAATTAGAGTCATGCAAAGAGCATAAATTTGGCACATCTTGAACACATACCAGCGTGCATCGACACCAGCCATATGCATGTCCAACATTTTCCTTTCTTCGTGCCAAGTTTGATGTTCTGCCAAAAAACGACTCAAGTTGGTTTCTTCAGACAGTGCATGATGCATGCAACGGTTATCCATGACGACCAGGCTGTTTCATCCAGTGACGCAAGAATGAGGCCCTGGGCTGCCATCTTTGATCGGATAATCTGATCCTGAATGAATCATGACGGTTGCTTGGGGGTCTTGGATTTTGGCTTGGAAGGTCAGATCATTATATCAGCTTGGAAGATTGTGAATTTGCAGTATGTACATGGCTCAGAGCAAGAACTgctggagaaaaaaaaatgaatggccATTTCTGCTGCTCGCCCTGAAATTGCAAATAGAACTGTAGTCTGTATCTTCTGATAACTTGTGTAATTTATTTGTGCCTGAAATATCTGATAAGAGTTCGGACATTCAACCCATGTGGTATAGAGAGTAATCCAGTCAAAATGATCATAAATATTCATGGAAAATGAGTAGTCTTTGGTATGAAAATTATCCCATCTCAACCTGGTTAACAGGCAAAAGAGGCGAAAATTTTGCTGTTGGAAATGTCAGAGCTGATTGTCCAAAACTTCAATATTACTAGTGAGGTCATAGGCCGGTtttatttaatcatgctttttcttccttttgcatattcttttttttttcagcaagTGGATAACAATGCGTACAATTGAATATAGAACAAGACGCTAAAAGCTAAATCCACAAAAGAATGAATAAGATTAGCTTACTACACGTGCGTATAGCAAAAACCATGTATCCATGGGCCATTGTGTGAATCTTCTAGCTTCTACTGCTTCTACCTGTGAATGTTGCATTGCTGCAAGTATGGGTTATCATAGTTAAGGAAATTGTTCCAATAATCTCTGTACTTGGGAATGGAGATCTCCAGCCAGGGTTTGAGCTTTCCACTGTAGTGGATCACAGCGGCCCTCTCAATTTCTTCTCTTCCAATGCTTCTGTCATGACCAAGCCCAAGAACATGCCACCGATGGTCAAGAGGCGCTGTTTGATTGTAGAAGACAAGCTGGCCCAGTGGCAAGCTCCCTGCTTTCCATAGTCTCCGCCTTTTGCCCTGCAAACGGGCAATTGAGATGTTGAGAAACAATATTTACACAGAATACTTTGTATACAAGCTTCTGGTCACTCCATATAGTTACAGTAAACTAAACCTTCTACACAGAAAGTGTTGTATAGTTGGATTATACAGCAAGTTTCTACAGTAGAGTTATTTGGAATATCTGGAACTGCAAATAATTGTGCTATTCTGCATCTAAACTAACATTTTAATAGTTGAAAATTATATCTTTTAGAAACCAACTTGATGCCAGTACCCATGAGTTCAACATCATGTAAGCTTCCTTACAGTTTAGCACTGCCAATGAACAATTTAAACTATTGGAGTGAAAATACATGCTTAAGATATTATTACGATTTGAAATCAATGAAAAACATTGGGTCAGATTAATGTGACAGGAAAGTACACTTACAGCTTGAAACCACTTATTATAAGTTGCAGTCACACCCTGCTTGCGCCATTCCATAAGGTCAAAGATGTTCAACCCAAATGCACAAATGCAAGCCTTTGCATCAAATTTGTCAAGTATACTTGGATCAGAGAAATTAACAATGTTCTCCAACCGATGATAACCATCGCCAGAAGTGCATGTCTCAACAGCACCATttactttaccattcatatttATCTCCCATAGTGCAGTCAAGTCTCTTTGGACTACTACATCATGGTCCAAGAGTAAAAGTTTGTTCAGAGAGGGGAATACTTCTGGCAAATAAAAGCGCAAGTGGTTAAGTGCAGAAGTGTATCTTGGATCTCTGATACCCTTCTGCTTAAATCTGGAAGTGAAATCAGCTGGCAGCCATTTCAAATGATCTAGGCTCTTGATTCGAATTGTGGCTGGATTTGGTGGGTTTGTCAGAAACCACATCATCATTGCAGGAAAATTCAGTGCATCagttacaatatgaaacattaTCCTTTTGGGATCCTGGCAAAGAAAATAAGTCAAATCAAACACAAATTTTAAGGTGTGAACATAATGCAATAACCGTTATGCAAGATAATTCCTAGTGCAATCATTGTTGACCACATGAACATTTTTCGTCAACCATCACACCGTGGGAATAAATGAATGGACACAAAAAATGATCATCTCTGGAGATTTGTTCTGACACAAAAATGATGGACACAAAAGGACAAGCAACTATACTTGCAAAGCATATGTATAACTCCCTACATATTAATCTAAAGATTAGTGCTAGACAAATCTGAGGTCTTACCTTAGATGCAGAAATTGTAGAGTTGACAACCACCGCACTTGCTAGCACATTATCTGAGAATATTGCATAATGATAAAAGCTACCCATCTGCATTGTGTATCTTTGAGGAAAGTCGCGTTCATTTGGATCTAACAGAAAATATTCTGAGGTAAGTCGCATTGCTAGGCAGTGATGGCCTTTCGGTAACGTCCTCACTGCAACCTGCTCAAGGAATGCAGATTCACTTCGATGTGCTCTGACCAATTCTTCACTTTGATGAGTCATTGCACGTAGCTTGGCTGTCATCAAAGAACAATGTGGGTAGGCCCTTTGAGCTTTAGATAAGGTCATTTCCATTGCCCTACTTTTCTGCAATGCACTGCAAAATTGCTTTGGTTTCAATCATAGAAAATGACTATTGATGGTAACATAGCATAACTATCCATATTTATTCTTGTGAAACTGAATTACTATTACAAATCAAATCTTTACTTGCAAATCATGGATTAAAGCTTACCTCATGGGTACACGGAAACTGCTACTAATGTGGTTTATCACCCTCTCTAGCTCCTTCACCCTCAACTTCAACTCCCGAACTAAATGTGAACTGCCATGTGGGGAAGCAAACTGCAAATAGGCCTTGGCCATAATTAGTTGGTCTTGCATCATCCATAATTTCTCTTTAGTGCCAGAAGGAGATCTAGAGATTCTTTCGTCTACATCTGCAGCAATTTCATCAGTTTGTCCTTCTAACTgcatacacacaaaaaaaaagtaaaaaaaaaaacaactaacaTCAACTTCTCAGAAGTGTattgattaaataattattccAATATCCAAACCAGTCAAAGCAAAACATTCAATTGGAGGAACATAACATATTGCTTGTGCTGTGAACTAGGACAAATTTCaaaaatgcaaaacaaaaaaggacACAAAAATCACTTCTTCAGTTCACTTCACTCTGCCCTAACAGAGTTCATGGCATTTCCCACTCCCCAGAAATTATATTTGACTAAAGTGCATTGATTGGATATCTATTCTAACCTCCAAACCAGTTATTCGAGCTTGAGCAACATAGCATATTGCTCAGGGATGCAAAACGGAACTGTCTCCATTGTTATTTGTCAACTAGGACAATTGTCAGAAATgcacaaaaaagaaacaccAAAATCTCATCCCTACTTCCGCTTACTTCACTCCACCCTGTCAAGAGAAGCAATCATTTCACATACACCAGACGTTATGCTTCGCTACAGATGCATTATCTCAGGTTGGAATAGGTCGCTCAGAACAACAAATCAAAACCTTGACCGCGCTCTCCACTCGTTATGAACTGAATAAACAGTGATCACTCCACTCTACAACCACTGCATGTATCACATATACTCACACAGACGATGAGACAAAACCAGCCCAAAACCACACAAATGTTACACATGAGCAAAATTTACCTCCTGCGCTACCACGCCTTGCTGCAGCCCGACGACCTCCTCCATCCGCCTCTGCGAAACGCAACACTGGATCAACAACTCGatggaaacaaaaaaacacaacGAATTGGAAAGGAGCCGAATGGAATGGAATCGAACTAGAATCCGCATTAGTATCAGCGACCTCCTTCACCGACACATGGGCCCCTCCCGTGCGCTCCCCACCGGAACCTGCACCTGCACCtgcaaccaaaccaaaccaaaccccaCCGCAAAGCCATCGCCATTAGCGCGGCGGCAGAGACACCGTAAGGCGCGCGGCTAGCTAAATTGGTAAGCAGCCAGCGCGCCAGAATCAGGAACCCAAACGGGCAAACACAAAACTCGCGACTCCAatcctcggcgtcggcggcgcgagggagcAGCGGCGCTCACCGGGTACTCCGGGGAGGGAGCGTCCGTCGGGGAGGTTGAGGAGCACGAGGAGGAAGCCGCAGCACGCCGCGATCAGCACCAGCAGcaacgccgcctccctcccgccgccgccgcccgccctcATCCCAGCGgatcgccgcggcgccgccacgccgccgctctctctctcctcctcctcctcctcctcctcctcctcctcctcctcctcgaaaTCGACCTCGCCtccggcctccaccgccgccgcgagacCCCGACGACGAGCCCTCTCCCTCGAGTGGGACTGTGTGGTAAAACcgcggaggcgaggcgaggcaaCGAGGGAAGTatcgccgacaggtgggcccggaGAGGGGCGCGTGGGCCCACTGTCAGTGTGGATGTGgacggtggggcccacggggtGGTGGATTCGATCCGGGGGTGTTGTGCCTTTCGTGGGAGGACGGGTGTCAGGACGCGCTTCTGGaaattctctcttttcttttttttggccttttttaatttattttctcgacgtttttttccttttgttgtttggttaattagtgtgggttttttttttttgcatttttgtgGTGTGAAAAGAATGGAGTTTTCCCATGTAGGGGCAATCATGCTTGTCCTGATGCTGATGCTGGTGCGCTACGGCAAGAAGGTTTCCATTCGGGATGGGATTAAAATGTTTGCTGGTGTGAATCCAATGGGATAGATCAGTAGTAAAAGTGAGACATATTATTTGTTCCTCTTAGAAACTGACgaatatttttggttttttaggtAATGTGAATTTTATGTTAGTTATAAacaattacaaataaaagttttgcttttagaaaaaaggccaaatgagcaaat is part of the Oryza brachyantha chromosome 11, ObraRS2, whole genome shotgun sequence genome and encodes:
- the LOC102716259 gene encoding wheatwin-1-like encodes the protein MAAITGSRALVVVALLCAAAAMATAQQASNVRAKYHYYNPQQNNWDLNKVSAYCATWDADKPLSWRQKYGWTAFCGPAGTRGRESCGKCIQVKNRGTGETITARIVDQCSNGGLDLDYETIFKKIDTDGRGYQMGHLQVDYKFVNC
- the LOC102708664 gene encoding probable galacturonosyltransferase 5 isoform X2, which codes for MRILRRMEEVVGLQQGVVAQELEGQTDEIAADVDERISRSPSGTKEKLWMMQDQLIMAKAYLQFASPHGSSHLVRELKLRVKELERVINHISSSFRVPMSALQKSRAMEMTLSKAQRAYPHCSLMTAKLRAMTHQSEELVRAHRSESAFLEQVAVRTLPKGHHCLAMRLTSEYFLLDPNERDFPQRYTMQMGSFYHYAIFSDNVLASAVVVNSTISASKDPKRIMFHIVTDALNFPAMMMWFLTNPPNPATIRIKSLDHLKWLPADFTSRFKQKGIRDPRYTSALNHLRFYLPEVFPSLNKLLLLDHDVVVQRDLTALWEINMNGKVNGAVETCTSGDGYHRLENIVNFSDPSILDKFDAKACICAFGLNIFDLMEWRKQGVTATYNKWFQAGKRRRLWKAGSLPLGQLVFYNQTAPLDHRWHVLGLGHDRSIGREEIERAAVIHYSGKLKPWLEISIPKYRDYWNNFLNYDNPYLQQCNIHR
- the LOC102708664 gene encoding probable galacturonosyltransferase 6 isoform X1, coding for MRAGGGGGREAALLLVLIAACCGFLLVLLNLPDGRSLPGVPGAGAGSGGERTGGAHVSVKERRMEEVVGLQQGVVAQELEGQTDEIAADVDERISRSPSGTKEKLWMMQDQLIMAKAYLQFASPHGSSHLVRELKLRVKELERVINHISSSFRVPMSALQKSRAMEMTLSKAQRAYPHCSLMTAKLRAMTHQSEELVRAHRSESAFLEQVAVRTLPKGHHCLAMRLTSEYFLLDPNERDFPQRYTMQMGSFYHYAIFSDNVLASAVVVNSTISASKDPKRIMFHIVTDALNFPAMMMWFLTNPPNPATIRIKSLDHLKWLPADFTSRFKQKGIRDPRYTSALNHLRFYLPEVFPSLNKLLLLDHDVVVQRDLTALWEINMNGKVNGAVETCTSGDGYHRLENIVNFSDPSILDKFDAKACICAFGLNIFDLMEWRKQGVTATYNKWFQAGKRRRLWKAGSLPLGQLVFYNQTAPLDHRWHVLGLGHDRSIGREEIERAAVIHYSGKLKPWLEISIPKYRDYWNNFLNYDNPYLQQCNIHR